The Spirosoma oryzicola region TTTCACAACGAGAAAACGCCGTCATTCAACGTTAACCCCGTTCGACAAATCTATAAATGTTTTGGCTGCGGTAAAGCGGGAGATGCGGTGAAATTCGTAATGGACATAGAAAACATCGGTTACGGCGAAGCACTTCGGTACCTGGCTAAGAAGTACGGTATTGAGATTGAAGAACAGGAGCAGACGCCCGAAGAGTTGTTGCGGCAAAACGAGCGGGAGAGTTTGCTGATTGTTTTAAATTTCGCCAAAACGTTTTTCCAGGAGGCTCTGCTGAAATCGGATGAGGGGCGAAGTATCGGACTAACTTATTTCCGTGAGCGTGGTTTTACCAACCCTACGCTCGAAGCCTTTGAACTGGGCTACAGCTTCGATCAGTGGGATGCGCTCATGAACGAAGGAGTGCGTAGAGGCTACAATCGCGATCTCCTGGAGAAAGCGGGTCTCATATTGAGTAAGGAAGGCGGTAAAGTATTCGACCGCTTCCGGGGGCGCGTTATGTTTCCAATCCATAACGTTTCGGGGCGTGTCATTGCGTTTGGTGCTCGTATCCTAAAGACGGATAAGAACCAGCCTAAATACCTAAACTCGCCCGAGACGACGGTTTACCACAAAAGCCAGGTTCTGTACGGAATCTATCAGGCAAAACAAACCATCAGGCAGGAGGATGTCTGTTACCTGACAGAAGGCTATACCGACGTTATATCGCTTCACCAGGCCGGGATTAAAAACGTGGTGGCTTCGTCGGGTACTTCGCTCACAACGGAACAGATCCGGTTGATTGCCCGCTTCACATCAAACGTCACTATTTTGTATGATGGCGACGCTGCCGGGATAAAAGCGGCCCTGCGTGGCCTTGATATGGTGCTTGAAGAAGGGTTGAATCTAAGGTTGCTTCTTCTGCCCGATGGCGAAGACCCCGACAGTTACGTTCATAAGGTAGGCGCTGATGCATTCAAGCAGTACATTAAGACAAACTCACAGGATTTTATTGACTTTAAAGCCGGACAGTGGCTCTCAGAAGCTGGTGATGACCCGCACAAACGAGCGGAAGGTATTTCAGACGTGTGCGCTAGCATCACGCGAATAACGGATCACTTAAAGCGCCAGACACTTTCGCAGCGGGTCGCGCAAGTGTTTCATGTCAGTGAGCAGTCTGTCATCTCCGAGATCAACCGCTTGCTTCGAAAACGGCAAGCCCAGACTCAAAAAGAATATGATCGTCAGCACGACCGTGCTTCTAGGCAGGATACATCACAGCAGGAGCCATCGGTCGACGAATTGAACGCGCTGTTTGCTGAGTCAGGTATCGAGGGTATACAGCCAACGGTTCCGAAACAGCCGCTTGCTCCGGGAAACCGAACATCCACTGCCCGAACACCCCTGTCGTATCAGGAAGAGGAGTGCATCCGTCTATTGATGAACTACGGCGCACGGGAGCTTGAACCCGGAATTACCCTTTGCCAGTATGTGCTAAGCGAACTTCACGATATAGAGTTTCAAACGCCCCCCTTCGACCTTATTCTTACACTTTTCCGGGAAGCCTATCACCGGGGAGATATCTTGACGGCTGGCGACTTTTTGACGC contains the following coding sequences:
- the dnaG gene encoding DNA primase, translating into MRIPEETVERIRQSADILEVINDFVSLKKRGSNYIACCPFHNEKTPSFNVNPVRQIYKCFGCGKAGDAVKFVMDIENIGYGEALRYLAKKYGIEIEEQEQTPEELLRQNERESLLIVLNFAKTFFQEALLKSDEGRSIGLTYFRERGFTNPTLEAFELGYSFDQWDALMNEGVRRGYNRDLLEKAGLILSKEGGKVFDRFRGRVMFPIHNVSGRVIAFGARILKTDKNQPKYLNSPETTVYHKSQVLYGIYQAKQTIRQEDVCYLTEGYTDVISLHQAGIKNVVASSGTSLTTEQIRLIARFTSNVTILYDGDAAGIKAALRGLDMVLEEGLNLRLLLLPDGEDPDSYVHKVGADAFKQYIKTNSQDFIDFKAGQWLSEAGDDPHKRAEGISDVCASITRITDHLKRQTLSQRVAQVFHVSEQSVISEINRLLRKRQAQTQKEYDRQHDRASRQDTSQQEPSVDELNALFAESGIEGIQPTVPKQPLAPGNRTSTARTPLSYQEEECIRLLMNYGARELEPGITLCQYVLSELHDIEFQTPPFDLILTLFREAYHRGDILTAGDFLTQQASDDSIVQNQAINLTTPRYEISEGWIKHEIYVPSEEEISILADSAYKNILRIKKMLAERRMNTLQQQLRESKNKSPEEADQLLSEFMHFKRIDIEISKLLGTVISG